One Owenweeksia hongkongensis DSM 17368 genomic region harbors:
- a CDS encoding ABC-F family ATP-binding cassette domain-containing protein: MLGINNISLQYNDRHLFRNISFLINPAEKIGLVGSNGAGKSTLLKVIFGEISTDAGNISRPKDFKLGYLPQELPLYDGRTVWEEAESAFSEIKNIETRLDEINHLLATREDYESQSYLDLIEELNHLTERFSLVGGYTYHADLEKILTGLGFTTEDFERQTTEFSGGWRMRIELAKLLLANNDVMLLDEPTNHLDINSIVWLESFLQSYEGAILMVSHDRTFLDNITNRTVEIVQGTVYDYPVPYTKFTELREERIQLQLQEQKNQEKEIKQTEQLIEKFRYKASKAAFAQNLIKKLDKMDRIDIDVDDSRKISFKFAPAPRSGKVVLEAENLTKKYDDKVIFKDANLAVNRLEKVAFVGQNGQGKSTLVKVVTEKLQHEGKLEIGHNVEIGYYAQEQAKTLDGNKTLLQTIEDAAPEDLRKRARDFLGKFLFTGEDVEKKVKVLSGGEKGRLALCKLLLRPYNLLVMDEPTNHLDMKSKEMLKNALLDYDGTLVLVSHDRYFLQDLVDKIYEFRNGEVKEFLGTINEYLEARKFDDFRQVEKQAEVKAAAAAKSEPKANNYEERKQLDKDIRKAENQVRKLEQEVEKLEAEIAEIDKQLLDPGQFQKLSKEPDFYEKYEAKKVNLEKAMADWEKWAAKLDKALAGKAELEA; the protein is encoded by the coding sequence ATGCTAGGAATCAATAACATCAGCCTTCAATATAATGATAGGCACTTATTTAGAAACATTTCATTCTTAATCAATCCTGCGGAGAAGATTGGCCTCGTTGGTAGCAACGGTGCAGGCAAATCTACCCTTCTCAAGGTGATATTTGGGGAAATCTCTACAGATGCCGGAAACATTAGCCGTCCCAAGGATTTTAAACTTGGATATCTTCCACAAGAGTTACCTCTTTATGATGGACGTACCGTATGGGAAGAGGCCGAATCCGCATTTAGCGAAATTAAAAATATTGAGACACGTCTTGACGAAATCAATCATCTACTGGCTACTCGCGAAGATTATGAAAGCCAAAGTTACCTGGATCTTATTGAGGAGCTAAATCATCTTACCGAGCGCTTCAGCCTGGTAGGCGGTTATACCTATCATGCTGATTTGGAAAAAATCCTAACAGGACTTGGTTTTACAACTGAAGATTTTGAGCGGCAAACTACCGAGTTTAGCGGAGGGTGGCGTATGCGTATTGAGTTGGCAAAGTTGCTTTTGGCAAATAATGATGTGATGCTGCTGGATGAGCCTACCAACCACCTTGATATAAATTCCATTGTTTGGCTCGAAAGCTTTCTTCAAAGCTATGAAGGGGCTATTTTGATGGTGTCACACGACCGTACTTTTTTGGATAATATCACTAACAGAACAGTTGAAATTGTTCAAGGCACGGTATACGACTACCCGGTTCCTTACACCAAGTTTACCGAGCTACGTGAAGAACGTATTCAGCTGCAGCTGCAAGAGCAAAAAAATCAGGAAAAGGAAATAAAGCAGACGGAGCAACTTATTGAAAAGTTCCGATATAAAGCGTCCAAAGCTGCCTTTGCTCAGAATCTGATAAAGAAGCTAGATAAGATGGACCGCATCGACATTGATGTTGATGATTCCAGAAAAATCAGTTTCAAATTTGCTCCAGCTCCTCGTTCGGGAAAAGTGGTTTTAGAAGCTGAAAATCTTACCAAAAAATATGACGACAAGGTTATTTTTAAGGATGCCAACCTTGCGGTAAACAGACTGGAAAAAGTAGCCTTTGTGGGACAAAATGGCCAGGGAAAATCTACTTTAGTAAAGGTAGTAACCGAAAAACTTCAGCATGAAGGCAAGTTGGAAATTGGGCACAATGTAGAGATTGGCTACTACGCTCAGGAACAAGCCAAAACTTTGGATGGCAACAAAACCCTCCTTCAAACCATAGAAGACGCAGCTCCTGAAGATTTGCGCAAACGCGCTCGTGACTTCTTAGGGAAATTCCTTTTTACAGGTGAAGATGTGGAGAAGAAAGTAAAAGTACTTTCAGGTGGAGAAAAAGGCCGATTGGCACTTTGTAAACTTTTGCTTCGTCCATATAATCTTTTGGTGATGGATGAGCCTACCAACCATCTCGACATGAAGAGTAAAGAGATGCTAAAAAATGCACTTCTAGACTATGATGGAACTTTAGTTCTGGTGTCTCACGACCGTTATTTTCTTCAGGATTTGGTGGACAAAATCTATGAGTTCAGAAATGGTGAGGTGAAAGAATTTTTGGGTACCATCAATGAATATCTGGAAGCCCGCAAGTTTGACGATTTTCGCCAGGTAGAAAAGCAGGCAGAAGTGAAAGCTGCGGCTGCCGCCAAAAGTGAGCCTAAAGCAAATAACTACGAGGAACGCAAGCAGCTTGACAAGGACATTCGAAAAGCTGAAAATCAAGTAAGAAAACTAGAGCAGGAAGTAGAAAAGCTGGAGGCGGAAATTGCGGAAATTGATAAGCAACTTTTAGATCCGGGACAGTTTCAAAAGCTAAGCAAAGAGCCAGACTTTTACGAAAAGTATGAAGCCAAAAAAGTAAATCTTGAAAAGGCAATGGCGGATTGGGAAAAATGGGCGGCAAAACTGGATAAAGCTCTTGCAGGCAAAGCAGAGCTAGAAGCTTAA
- a CDS encoding DUF983 domain-containing protein yields the protein MNILPKGSKLYSIFKYKCPRCHQGDVFKSKSSYNLPKMFDMHEQCSNCELRYEFEPGFFYGAMYVSYGLTVALGVATYVLMQMFFEASVAQIILVLIAVLIVGSPLVLRLSRIIWMNLFIKYEPEKRGVNK from the coding sequence ATGAATATACTCCCAAAAGGTTCTAAACTCTATAGTATTTTTAAATACAAGTGTCCACGCTGCCATCAAGGTGATGTATTTAAGAGCAAAAGCTCGTACAATCTACCGAAGATGTTTGATATGCACGAGCAATGCAGTAACTGTGAGCTGAGGTATGAATTTGAGCCAGGTTTCTTTTATGGTGCCATGTATGTGAGCTACGGACTTACTGTAGCTCTTGGTGTGGCTACCTATGTATTAATGCAAATGTTTTTTGAAGCATCCGTTGCTCAAATCATTTTAGTATTGATAGCAGTTTTAATCGTGGGTTCACCACTGGTTTTGCGCTTGTCCAGAATTATCTGGATGAATCTTTTTATTAAATACGAGCCAGAGAAGAGGGGAGTGAATAAATAG
- a CDS encoding alpha/beta fold hydrolase: MKSKLLLAAFCLFSLSQSNAQTHLLSYQSLGIDQASTFKPLMPQAIYNVETFKITYNTVDVDGSPTVASGAVVIPKQSSCDTFSIVTYAHGTVLEKEDVPSRNNQEATIAKVAASVGAVCVAPDYLGLGDNPGLHPYVHAESEATATIDAIRAARELLDTLGKGDNGEVFLAGYSQGGHAAMATAKYIQDNNLFSEFDVIGAAPASGPYNLSGTQAAVLLSDQPYSNPGYVCYVLFAMERVYGNIYNSYDEILKSPYDTLIPPYFDGTYNMSLVNNLLPDTLSGFLQDSVLANFKNDSIGKTHSIWQALLANDNYDWKPDFPVEMYYCTEDEQVDYHNSLIAEDSMNAKGATSVIAIDKGAYSHGVCVVPSLQDAMSFFLTLKTGCNIGIEELEFENLEVYPNPVSNTFTVSGSENPMDIELINAAGVLVKKGVVKPNGQVDISNLPTGIYFLKLQIGNHFITKQLVKQ; the protein is encoded by the coding sequence ATGAAATCAAAGTTACTCTTAGCTGCATTCTGTCTATTTAGTTTGAGCCAATCTAATGCTCAAACCCACTTGCTTTCTTACCAATCTTTGGGTATTGATCAGGCATCCACTTTCAAGCCGCTCATGCCTCAGGCTATTTATAATGTGGAAACATTTAAAATCACATACAACACTGTAGATGTAGATGGAAGTCCTACGGTGGCTAGCGGTGCTGTAGTAATACCAAAGCAAAGTTCTTGTGATACATTTTCAATAGTAACATATGCTCACGGTACGGTGTTAGAAAAAGAAGATGTACCCTCTAGGAATAACCAGGAAGCTACAATCGCCAAGGTGGCGGCATCAGTTGGGGCGGTATGTGTTGCTCCAGACTACCTAGGCCTGGGTGACAATCCAGGTTTGCACCCTTATGTTCACGCTGAGTCAGAAGCTACGGCTACCATAGATGCTATTAGGGCTGCCCGCGAACTTTTGGATACTTTGGGCAAAGGAGACAACGGAGAGGTGTTTTTAGCTGGATATTCACAAGGTGGACATGCAGCAATGGCAACAGCCAAATATATTCAGGATAATAATCTGTTTTCAGAGTTTGATGTTATTGGTGCGGCTCCGGCTTCCGGACCTTATAATTTGAGTGGTACACAAGCTGCAGTTTTGCTGAGTGATCAGCCCTATAGCAACCCAGGGTATGTGTGCTATGTTTTGTTTGCTATGGAAAGAGTGTACGGCAATATCTACAATTCGTATGACGAAATTTTAAAGAGTCCTTATGATACCCTTATTCCACCTTATTTTGATGGAACATATAACATGAGTCTGGTGAATAACTTGCTTCCAGACACACTTTCAGGTTTTTTGCAGGATTCGGTTTTGGCTAATTTTAAAAATGACTCAATAGGTAAAACACATTCAATTTGGCAAGCCTTGTTGGCTAATGATAATTATGATTGGAAACCTGACTTTCCTGTAGAAATGTATTACTGCACAGAAGATGAACAGGTAGATTATCACAATTCATTGATAGCAGAAGATAGCATGAATGCCAAAGGTGCAACCTCGGTTATTGCAATTGATAAAGGTGCCTATTCTCATGGGGTTTGCGTTGTACCTTCGTTGCAGGATGCTATGTCATTTTTCTTAACGCTAAAGACGGGGTGTAATATCGGAATAGAAGAGTTGGAGTTTGAAAATCTGGAGGTTTATCCCAACCCAGTAAGTAACACATTTACGGTGAGTGGGAGTGAAAACCCCATGGACATTGAGCTTATAAATGCTGCGGGTGTATTGGTGAAAAAAGGTGTAGTAAAACCAAATGGGCAAGTTGATATTTCAAACTTACCCACCGGTATTTATTTCTTAAAACTGCAGATTGGTAATCATTTTATTACCAAGCAATTGGTAAAGCAATAA
- a CDS encoding LamG-like jellyroll fold domain-containing protein: MRIFTFLMALVLASTLCFAQNGSLDFGSNNAYVSFGTNSNLGLAQITLEGWFKWSGHGTTASSGSGGVIAIPLITKGRGESDGNTRDLNYFFGIQSGTNFLCADFEEGTAGNSPGLNHPIIGNTAVTPNQWFHAAATYDGSVWKLYLNGNLQGSITINEPLQHLSIQHAALGAALNSAGSAAGHFEGLMDEVRIWSYVRSESQIWDAADSVITGPKAGLVALWSLDDATGTSVFDASGNVVTGTILGSGYSWSTEVAPYNATLVQSLDFANSGSYVTFGNNTTLGLSAFTLECWFQKTGTGSTAYSGTGGVTAYPLLSKGRAESDGNTKDLNYFFGIQSGTKYLCADFEESTTGGYPGLNHPVVGHTAILDNQWYHAAATYDGGTWKLYLNGVLEDSLVVNEPVQNNSIGHASLATALNSTGSSAGRFAGLMDEVRVWDYARTEQEIRADINEEIVGAQPNLVARWGMNNANGTTVIDSSGNGVDGTIVGAGYSLSNASAPFDLDFTPPDTSKALQLEGTDSYVTFGDTSALGLAQFTLEGWVKKEGSGVTTSSGSGGVSAAPLITKGVGEVDGSNRDLNYFFGIQSGTNVLCADFEEGAGGSSPGLNHPVVGQTALQDNQWYHVAATYDGATWSLYLNGQLDGTTTINQPVQNLSIQHAGLGTALNSTGTANGRFNGSMDEVRIWNYARSQAQILATANTELYGPQTGLVARWALNDIEGNVVADSSGNGLDGQLIGFGHNWLQAGAPFNVDTNFNIVPEITIADSATAVECVVDSIVLSVDVDDLNSKDELVVQFYGRPKKKNIDPFTLIGLPDTQFYTEQSRGGSNAIFKDQTSWVVANQEALNIVHTMQLGDCVQNGQNGGNDIEWKRADTSMSIMEDPITTHHHDGMSYTMCVGNHDQSPFGSATGSTDFYNQYFGVSRFAGRYYWGGNYGSNADNNYQLFSASGMDFIVISLEYDANPNISVLAWADSLLKANSNRQGIIVAHYLINTAGNFGSQGAATYNALKDNPNLFLMLSGHIAGEGLRADTYNGNTVYTILADYQSRSNGGDGWLRLMEIDPSTKSMHVKTYSPWLNKYETDANSQFTLTDLNIPGDVTPFTLMHTDSLAGNGIASYTWKNLPLDTTYQWYVAVSDGRDTVESSIYEFSTAPGSTQNESICEGDSILLGGAYQTEAGTYLDLLPTIDGCDSVVSTILTVDSSSVCDNVSGDSLVIVTEPGWMKSTVTNTAEAGSYPWTGVSSLPTVGTYILPAEIGQPYPWHSIDSVEGAHVFKSGNGVTFFRTTFTLTVNTGVMAQIRSFMDDGMEIYVNGQMLAREDDRDADNFRGAQHHLMLMADGNQSNGDNGDQAFDVVNNYRMDSMVHVGQNELVIALRNAPQTSDKGGFSFRMDLKTGVPSVQLLSQYIVSDAEWMKSTVTTPGGSSWNWPGVNNLPAANTFTEEVELGQPYHWYSTEEVPGSFAIKATENVTYYRRRFNITDSANISARLRSTFDENLMVFINDSLIAGHYQHGLQNRAMPAHDVDYPNGGIPINGNAGGDMFMQVENVDWNQILRKGDNYITVALQNRANEPGGFSLRLDLDQSGAPVIRKVDEANEHRNRVDKEALAFNLYPNPTTGKVYVELVKSPSDDNQVLVFDLNGKLLYQRTLINPETGLMDIDLKDYADGMYIIRIRSGGEMYLGKRVMKF, from the coding sequence ATGAGGATTTTTACATTTTTAATGGCACTTGTTTTGGCTAGCACCTTGTGCTTTGCTCAAAACGGCTCTCTCGATTTTGGGAGTAATAATGCCTATGTGTCTTTTGGCACAAACTCAAATTTAGGACTTGCCCAAATTACCCTGGAGGGTTGGTTTAAATGGTCAGGTCACGGCACCACTGCTTCGTCAGGATCAGGAGGTGTTATTGCTATTCCACTTATCACTAAAGGTAGGGGTGAGTCAGACGGAAATACCAGAGATTTAAACTATTTTTTTGGGATTCAATCAGGAACCAATTTTTTGTGTGCCGATTTTGAGGAGGGTACTGCAGGAAACAGCCCTGGATTAAATCATCCTATTATAGGAAATACCGCAGTTACACCAAACCAATGGTTTCATGCGGCTGCTACCTATGATGGCAGCGTTTGGAAACTTTACCTGAATGGTAATCTGCAAGGTTCAATTACTATAAATGAACCACTTCAACACTTAAGTATACAGCATGCAGCTTTGGGAGCAGCACTTAATTCTGCTGGCTCTGCTGCTGGCCACTTTGAGGGGCTGATGGATGAGGTTAGAATTTGGAGTTATGTTCGCTCAGAGTCTCAAATTTGGGATGCTGCCGATAGTGTGATTACTGGCCCTAAAGCTGGGCTAGTGGCACTTTGGAGTTTAGATGATGCAACTGGAACTTCTGTTTTTGATGCATCAGGGAATGTGGTGACAGGAACTATTTTGGGTTCGGGCTATAGCTGGAGTACCGAAGTTGCTCCTTACAATGCCACTTTGGTTCAGTCTTTAGATTTTGCAAATTCTGGTTCGTACGTAACTTTTGGAAACAATACTACCCTAGGTCTTTCAGCCTTTACGCTAGAGTGTTGGTTTCAAAAAACAGGAACAGGTTCTACAGCTTATTCTGGTACTGGAGGCGTAACAGCTTACCCTTTGCTTTCTAAGGGACGTGCGGAGTCAGATGGAAATACGAAAGACTTAAACTACTTTTTTGGAATTCAATCAGGAACCAAGTATTTGTGTGCAGATTTTGAGGAAAGTACAACAGGTGGGTATCCGGGTTTAAATCACCCAGTGGTAGGTCATACCGCAATTTTGGATAATCAATGGTACCATGCCGCTGCTACTTATGATGGCGGTACATGGAAACTTTATCTAAATGGAGTCTTAGAAGATTCTTTGGTGGTGAATGAGCCAGTGCAAAATAATAGTATAGGTCATGCCTCTTTGGCTACAGCGCTTAACTCCACAGGCTCTTCTGCCGGCCGATTTGCCGGACTTATGGATGAAGTTCGCGTGTGGGATTACGCCCGTACGGAGCAGGAAATAAGAGCAGATATAAACGAAGAAATCGTTGGTGCTCAACCAAATTTAGTAGCCCGATGGGGGATGAATAATGCTAATGGTACTACAGTGATAGATAGCTCGGGCAATGGTGTGGACGGTACCATTGTAGGAGCTGGTTACAGTTTGTCAAATGCTTCTGCTCCTTTTGATCTTGACTTTACCCCTCCCGATACAAGCAAAGCATTACAGCTAGAAGGTACTGATTCTTACGTGACCTTTGGAGACACTTCAGCGTTGGGCTTAGCTCAGTTTACCCTTGAGGGATGGGTGAAAAAAGAAGGTAGTGGAGTTACTACTTCTTCAGGTTCTGGAGGTGTTTCAGCTGCTCCGTTAATCACTAAAGGGGTTGGCGAGGTTGATGGAAGTAATAGAGATCTCAATTATTTCTTCGGTATACAATCGGGTACCAATGTGCTTTGCGCAGATTTTGAAGAAGGAGCAGGAGGGTCTTCACCAGGATTGAACCACCCAGTAGTTGGACAAACGGCTTTGCAGGATAACCAATGGTATCATGTAGCGGCAACTTATGATGGAGCCACCTGGAGTCTTTACCTTAATGGTCAATTAGATGGCACTACCACAATAAATCAACCTGTTCAAAATTTAAGTATTCAACATGCGGGCTTAGGTACTGCATTAAATTCCACTGGAACGGCTAATGGTCGTTTTAATGGAAGCATGGATGAGGTGAGAATTTGGAACTATGCTCGTAGTCAAGCACAAATTCTAGCTACAGCTAATACAGAACTGTATGGTCCACAAACAGGTTTGGTTGCACGTTGGGCATTAAACGATATTGAAGGAAATGTGGTAGCCGATAGTTCCGGAAATGGACTTGACGGGCAGCTTATCGGTTTTGGTCACAATTGGCTACAAGCCGGAGCGCCATTTAATGTAGATACCAACTTCAATATAGTTCCGGAAATTACCATCGCAGATTCTGCTACTGCTGTAGAGTGTGTAGTAGATTCAATTGTACTAAGTGTGGATGTTGACGATCTCAATTCTAAGGATGAATTGGTTGTACAGTTTTATGGTCGTCCTAAAAAGAAAAATATTGACCCATTTACCTTAATTGGTCTTCCTGATACACAGTTTTATACTGAGCAAAGTAGAGGAGGAAGTAATGCTATTTTTAAAGATCAAACGAGCTGGGTGGTTGCTAACCAAGAGGCACTAAATATTGTACACACCATGCAGCTTGGTGATTGTGTTCAAAATGGACAGAATGGTGGGAATGATATAGAGTGGAAAAGAGCGGATACTTCTATGAGTATTATGGAAGATCCTATCACCACGCATCACCATGATGGGATGTCATACACCATGTGTGTTGGTAATCATGATCAATCTCCTTTTGGTAGCGCTACTGGTTCCACCGATTTTTACAATCAGTATTTTGGTGTAAGCCGTTTTGCGGGAAGATATTATTGGGGTGGAAATTACGGTAGCAATGCGGATAATAATTATCAGCTGTTTTCTGCTTCAGGAATGGACTTTATAGTAATTAGCTTGGAGTATGATGCAAATCCAAATATATCAGTTTTGGCTTGGGCCGATAGTCTTTTGAAAGCTAATAGCAACCGTCAGGGAATTATTGTTGCTCATTATCTTATCAACACAGCCGGTAACTTTGGTTCACAAGGAGCGGCTACTTATAATGCTCTAAAAGATAATCCAAATTTATTTTTGATGCTTAGTGGGCACATAGCAGGTGAAGGTTTGCGTGCGGATACCTACAACGGAAATACAGTGTATACCATTTTGGCCGATTATCAAAGCCGAAGCAATGGTGGAGATGGTTGGTTGAGATTAATGGAAATCGATCCTTCAACTAAAAGTATGCATGTAAAAACCTATTCCCCATGGTTGAACAAGTATGAGACGGATGCGAATAGTCAGTTTACGCTAACCGATCTTAACATTCCTGGAGATGTTACTCCCTTTACTTTGATGCACACGGATTCATTAGCAGGAAATGGAATAGCTAGTTACACATGGAAAAACCTTCCGTTGGATACAACCTACCAATGGTATGTGGCAGTAAGTGACGGTAGAGACACTGTGGAGAGTTCGATATACGAATTTAGCACTGCCCCGGGAAGTACCCAAAATGAAAGCATTTGCGAAGGTGACAGCATCCTTTTGGGAGGTGCTTATCAAACCGAGGCCGGTACCTATTTGGATTTGCTACCTACAATTGATGGTTGTGATAGCGTGGTGAGTACAATATTGACTGTTGATAGTAGCTCCGTTTGTGATAATGTATCAGGCGACAGCCTGGTGATAGTAACGGAGCCCGGTTGGATGAAGAGTACCGTAACCAATACAGCAGAAGCAGGAAGTTACCCCTGGACAGGTGTAAGCAGTTTGCCAACAGTAGGCACTTATATATTACCGGCAGAGATAGGCCAGCCCTACCCATGGCACTCAATTGACAGCGTGGAAGGGGCCCATGTGTTCAAATCAGGCAATGGCGTAACCTTCTTCCGCACCACCTTTACCCTTACGGTAAATACTGGTGTGATGGCTCAGATCCGCAGTTTTATGGACGATGGCATGGAGATTTATGTCAACGGGCAGATGCTGGCAAGAGAAGATGACCGTGATGCCGACAACTTTAGAGGAGCCCAGCACCACCTAATGCTAATGGCTGATGGCAACCAGAGCAATGGAGATAATGGCGATCAGGCCTTTGATGTGGTAAACAATTACCGCATGGATAGTATGGTGCATGTAGGACAAAACGAACTGGTGATAGCTCTAAGGAATGCGCCTCAAACTTCGGACAAAGGAGGTTTTAGTTTCCGTATGGATTTGAAAACGGGCGTACCATCAGTACAGCTTTTATCACAATACATTGTGTCTGATGCCGAATGGATGAAGAGTACTGTGACAACTCCAGGCGGATCTAGCTGGAACTGGCCAGGAGTGAACAACCTTCCGGCAGCCAATACCTTTACCGAAGAGGTGGAACTGGGCCAGCCTTATCACTGGTACAGCACGGAAGAAGTACCGGGTTCATTTGCCATCAAGGCCACCGAAAATGTGACTTACTACCGCAGAAGGTTTAACATTACAGACTCTGCCAATATAAGTGCACGATTAAGGAGCACTTTTGATGAAAACCTGATGGTGTTTATCAATGATAGCCTGATAGCTGGCCACTACCAGCATGGGCTACAAAATCGAGCTATGCCGGCCCACGATGTAGATTATCCAAATGGTGGCATTCCCATAAATGGTAATGCTGGTGGAGATATGTTTATGCAGGTAGAAAATGTAGACTGGAACCAGATCTTAAGAAAAGGTGACAACTACATTACCGTAGCCTTGCAGAACAGGGCGAATGAACCAGGAGGCTTTTCGCTAAGATTGGACTTGGATCAATCTGGAGCACCAGTAATCCGGAAAGTGGATGAAGCGAATGAACATAGAAACCGAGTAGATAAAGAGGCTTTGGCTTTCAATCTATATCCTAACCCAACCACGGGCAAGGTGTATGTTGAGCTTGTTAAATCACCGTCTGATGACAATCAGGTATTGGTGTTTGACCTAAACGGAAAACTGCTTTATCAGCGTACCCTTATCAATCCTGAAACAGGCTTGATGGATATTGATTTGAAAGACTATGCTGACGGTATGTACATTATCCGAATCCGTTCAGGAGGTGAAATGTACCTTGGCAAAAGGGTGATGAAGTTTTAA
- the metG gene encoding methionine--tRNA ligase, whose product MSDPKRYTVTAALPYANGPVHIGHLAGCYLPADIYVRYLRQRGKDVKFICGSDEHGVAIIMKAKAEGVTPQEIVDKYNGIMQSAFAEFGISFDIYSRTSKKIHHDTASDFFLKLYEKGCFEEKETEQYYDPEADQFLADRYIEGTCPNCGFESAYGDQCESCGTSLNPTELKDPRSKLSGAKPILKKTKHWFLPLDHLSGKIKNYIQQHKDWKPNVYGQCMSWLEDGAGLQARSMTRDLDWGIKVPLKDAEGKVLYVWFDAPIGYISATKELMGDDWEKYWKDEDTSLVHFIGKDNIVFHAIIFPAMLMEHGDFILADQVPANEFLNLEGQKISTSRNWAVWLHEYLRDFEGKQDALRYALCAAAPETKDNDFTWKDFQTRNNSELVGIFGNFVNRVLVLMQKYYDGKVPTAHNLTEVDKEVLKAVQEAPAKIGSSLDKYKFREALASYISLARTGNKYLADEEPWKKVKTDAERTETIMYVAVQVCAQLAQLGEPFMPFSSSKLREWLQLDLMTWEDCAIQEFLPTGETVLRGELLFEKIEDEAVEAQLGKLEATKESNKPKPQAPALKEEISFDDFMKIDIRTGTILEAEKVKKADKLLQLRVDIGVEQRTIVSGIAEHFKPEDIIGKQVSVLANLAPRKIRGVESKGMILMAEDADGKLVFASPSQNIENGSIVR is encoded by the coding sequence ATGTCAGATCCCAAAAGATATACAGTTACAGCAGCATTGCCTTATGCAAATGGACCGGTTCACATTGGTCACTTGGCGGGCTGCTATCTTCCGGCCGATATTTATGTGCGCTATTTGCGTCAAAGAGGCAAGGATGTGAAATTTATTTGTGGAAGCGATGAGCATGGTGTGGCCATTATTATGAAGGCCAAGGCTGAGGGCGTTACTCCACAAGAAATTGTAGATAAGTACAACGGTATAATGCAGTCCGCTTTCGCGGAATTTGGGATTAGCTTCGATATTTACTCTCGTACTTCAAAGAAAATCCACCACGATACGGCTTCTGATTTCTTCTTAAAACTATATGAAAAAGGATGTTTTGAAGAAAAAGAAACTGAGCAATATTATGATCCTGAGGCCGACCAGTTTTTGGCTGACCGATACATTGAGGGAACTTGCCCCAACTGCGGTTTTGAAAGCGCTTATGGCGATCAGTGTGAAAGTTGTGGGACTTCATTAAACCCAACGGAGCTTAAAGATCCACGCTCAAAGTTGAGTGGAGCTAAACCGATTTTGAAAAAGACCAAGCACTGGTTTTTGCCTCTAGATCACCTTAGCGGAAAAATCAAGAATTACATTCAACAGCATAAAGACTGGAAGCCTAATGTATATGGCCAATGTATGAGCTGGCTGGAAGACGGGGCAGGCCTGCAAGCTCGATCTATGACCCGCGATTTGGACTGGGGTATAAAAGTTCCATTAAAAGATGCAGAGGGAAAAGTTCTTTACGTATGGTTTGATGCTCCGATTGGTTATATCTCGGCTACCAAAGAGTTGATGGGCGATGATTGGGAAAAGTATTGGAAAGATGAGGATACTTCCCTAGTTCATTTTATTGGTAAGGATAATATTGTTTTTCACGCTATCATCTTCCCTGCTATGCTTATGGAGCATGGCGACTTCATTTTAGCAGATCAAGTTCCGGCAAACGAGTTTTTGAACCTTGAAGGACAGAAGATTTCTACCAGCCGCAACTGGGCAGTTTGGTTGCACGAATATTTAAGAGATTTTGAAGGTAAGCAGGATGCTTTGCGCTATGCACTTTGTGCAGCAGCACCAGAAACTAAGGATAATGATTTTACCTGGAAAGATTTCCAGACACGCAATAATAGCGAGTTGGTAGGCATTTTTGGAAACTTTGTAAACCGTGTGCTTGTGCTTATGCAGAAGTATTACGATGGTAAAGTTCCAACAGCTCACAATTTAACGGAAGTAGACAAAGAAGTGCTAAAAGCGGTGCAGGAAGCTCCGGCTAAAATTGGCAGCTCTTTGGATAAATATAAGTTTAGAGAAGCCTTGGCTTCTTACATTTCTTTAGCAAGAACCGGGAATAAGTATTTGGCGGATGAGGAGCCTTGGAAAAAGGTAAAAACCGATGCCGAGCGTACTGAGACAATTATGTATGTAGCTGTTCAGGTGTGTGCTCAGTTGGCTCAATTAGGAGAGCCTTTCATGCCTTTCAGTTCATCTAAGTTGCGTGAGTGGCTTCAGTTGGATTTGATGACTTGGGAGGATTGCGCTATTCAGGAGTTTTTGCCAACAGGCGAAACCGTACTTCGTGGTGAGTTGCTTTTTGAAAAAATAGAAGACGAAGCAGTGGAAGCCCAACTCGGAAAACTGGAAGCAACCAAAGAAAGCAATAAGCCAAAACCTCAGGCACCAGCTTTAAAGGAAGAAATAAGCTTTGATGATTTCATGAAAATAGACATCCGCACTGGAACCATTTTGGAAGCAGAAAAAGTGAAAAAGGCGGACAAGCTATTGCAACTGCGTGTAGACATTGGTGTAGAACAACGGACTATAGTTTCAGGAATTGCGGAGCACTTTAAGCCTGAGGATATTATCGGAAAACAGGTTTCTGTATTGGCAAACCTCGCACCGCGAAAAATACGTGGCGTAGAAAGCAAAGGGATGATACTGATGGCCGAAGATGCTGATGGGAAACTGGTGTTTGCGAGTCCATCTCAAAATATAGAAAATGGCTCCATCGTAAGATAG